Within Bradymonas sediminis, the genomic segment ATGTGCAGCCCAGAATTATTCGGCTCTCTTTACCATATTCTTGACGCTTTCCAAGCACGTTGTTAAAGCAATCAGCCCGCCCGGTCTATTAGACCGGAAAAAACCTCCCCAGACTAGTAGGATTCCGAGGATGCCAAGCGACACGAACAATCGCGATGAAAAAGCGGTCCAGTTCGCCCAGAAGATGGAAAGTTCATTGGACGCAACGCTCTCTGGCGCCACCGATGCAGGGGATGCCGGCTTCTATCGCACCCATCGCGCCCAGATGCAGAAGGCGATGGAACATCTGGACGTGGCCCCTCATGTGCGGGCGATATTGGCGGAGCCAAGAAATGAGCTGATCGTGAATTTCCCGGTCCGCATGGATAATGGGGAATATAAATTATTCACCGGCTACCGCATTCAGCACAATAATATGCTGGGGCCCTATAAAGGCGGGCTGCGTTTTCATCCCGAGGTGACCCTTGAAGAGGTCAAGGCCCTCGCCTCGGTGATGACGGTGAAATGTGCGCTGGTTCAGGTGCCCTTTGGCGGCGCCAAGGGCGGGATTAGCATGTCGCCGGGGGACTATTCGCGCGATGAGTTGGAGCGGATCTCGCGGCGCTTTGTCCACGACCTGGGCAATAATATCGGGCCCGAATACGATATTCCGGCCCCGGATGTGGGCACCAATAGCCAGATTATGGTCTGGATGATGGACACCTACCTCAACACCCATAGCCGCAAGGATAAGAACGCGCATAAAGGGGTGGTGACCGGAAAGACGCTGTCTTCCGGCGGCAGCCGCGGGCGCAGCAAGGCGACCGGGCAGGGCGCGGTCTATTGCATTCAGGAGTGGGCCAGCGAGCATAATGTGCGCCTGGAAGGGTGCCGCTATATCGTGCAGGGCTTTGGCAACGTCGGCAGCAAGACCGCGATTTTGTTGGAGAAATTGGGCGCGAAACTCGTCGGCGTCCAAGACCACACCGGCAGCATCGCCTTCGCCGACGGGATCTCGGCCTCCGGGCTGGCAGAGTATGTCGCCGAGCACCGCGGCGTCGCCGGGTTCGCGGGCGCCCAGCCCATCGACAATGACGCATTCTGGGATCTCGACTGCGAAATCTGCATCCCGGCCGCCCTGGAGGCCCAGATCAACTCCGCGGTCGCCCGCAGGCTCAGGTGTAAATTGGTGGTCGAGGGCGCGAACGGCCCGACCACCCTGGGCGGCGAGGCCGTGCTGCAGGAGCGTGGCGTCGAGGTCATCCCCGACCTGATGGCCAACGCCGGCGGCGTGGTGGTCAGCTATTTCGAGTGGCTCCAGAATAAGCGCACCGAATCCTGGCCGCTCGAAAAGGTCGACGCACGCCTGGGCCAGATGATGCGCCAGGCCTATAAGGAGATGCGCACCTTCGCGATTGAGCGAGGTGTTGATAATCGCACGGCTGCGCTGGCGGTCGCGATTCAGCGAATTAACCAGGTCTATTTGGAGCGTGGAATCTTCCCGTGAATAACCCGACTACACCCAAGCCGCAGCCTACTCCCACCGCCCAAGACTCCCCCGGCGACCGGCGCCAGGTCGCGGGTGTAGACACCGGGGGCACCTTCAGCGATATCATTCTGCGCGAGGACGCCCCCGACGGCTCCAGCCGGGTGGTGATTCACAAGACACTCTCCACCCCGGAAGACCCCTCTCGAGCCATCGCCCAGGGGATTGCGCACGCCGCCGCCGACCTTAAACCGGCGGCGTCGCTGCATCTAATCCACGGCACCACGGTCGCCACCAACGCCTTGCTGGAGCGCCGCGGCGCGCGCGTCGCGCTGGTGACCACCGCGGGGTTTGAAGACCTGCTGGAGCTGCGCCGCCAGGACCGCCCCGAGCTCTATAATTTTCAGATCAAGCGCGAGCCTCCGCTGGTCGCCGCGCCCCAATGCTTCGGGCTGCGCGAGCGCATGGCCTATGACGGCGAGGTCTTGGGCGCATTAGAAGATGCCGAGATTGAGCGAGTCCTCGACGCGCTGGAGGTTGGCTGCGACGGCGCGCCGTTTGAGGCGGTGAGCGTCTGCCTGCTGCACGCCTACGCGAACCCCGCCCATGAGCAGCGCCTCGGGCGCGCCATCGCGGCGAGGTTCCCGAAGATGCATCTTTCGCTAAGCCACGAGGTTCTCCCCGAATTTCGTGAATATGAGCGCGCCTCGACGACCACGATTAACGCCTATGTTGGGCCGGTGATGGCGCGCTATCTGCACGCCCTGGAGGGGCGCGTGGCGGCCGAGCGCATCGAGATTTTGCAATCCAGCGGCGGGCGTTGCGAGTTGGAGTTTGCGGCGCGATTCCCGGTTAATACCGTTCTTTCGGGGCCGGCTGGTGGTGTCGTCGGGGCGTTTGCCGCGGCCGAAGAGGTCGGCATGGAGCGCATCATCACCTTTGATATGGGCGGCACGTCGAGCGATATCAGCCTATGCGACGCCGAGGTTCCGCTGAGCGCCCACGCCGAGATTGGCGAACTCCCGGTGGACGTGGCGACCCTGGATGTTCGAACGGTGGGCGCGGGCGGGGGCTCCATCGCCTGGGTCGACGCGGGCGGGGCGCTCAGGGTTGGGCCGCGCAGCGCCGGCGCGCTGCCGGGGCCGGCTTGCTACGGGCGAGGCGGCGTCGAGCCGACGGTAACCGACGCGCATGTCTATTTGGGGCGCGTGCGCCCGGAGCGTTTTCTGGGCGGCGAGATGACGCTGCAGGCCGAGGCCTCGCGGGTGGCGATTGAGAAGTTGGCCGCCGAGCTTGGGCTCGAGGCCGAGGCGGTCGCCCAGGGCATCTTGGAGGTCGCCGACGCCAATATGGTGCGGGCGATGAAGGTGATTTCGCTCGAGCAGGGCCACGACCCGCGCGACTTCGCGCTGGTCGCCTTTGGCGGCGCGGGCGGGCTGCACGCCTGCCGTTTGGCCGAGAAGATCGACATCTCGACCGTGCTGATTCCGCGCAATCCGGGGCTATTGTCGGCCCAGGGCATGCTCAACGCCGACGCCCAGCGCCTCTATAGCGAGACCTTCTTGCGCCCCCTGGCCGAGCTTCTTCGCGAAGACGACGCCTCGCCAAACTCACTGCGCGCAGCGGTCACCGCGCTCAGCCAGCGCGCGCGCCAAGACCTGCTCGGCCCCGGCGCGGTTGAGGACGCATCGCTGCGCTACGAGTACTCCCTCGATTTACGCTATGAGGCGCAGAGTTTTGAGCTCAATATTGCGCTCCCAGGGGCGCTCGATTCGGGCGAATTGCAAGACCCGAGCGAAGACTTCGAGCGCCAGCACGAGCGCCTCTACGGATACCGCGCGCCCGGGCGCGCCATCGAAGTCGTGGCGCTGCGGCTGCGCGCGTTCATCCCCGTTGAGCGCGTTGCTTCGGCGCAGCCTGCGCGCGCGAGCGCGGCTGCCGCATTTCCCTGGGAAGACATCCGCGTCGGCTTTCGCCAGGGCCGCCTCTCGGCGAAGCTCATCGCCCGAGACGACCTCGCCGAAGGCTGCGAATTCGACGGCCCCGCGGTCATCAGCGAATATAGCGGCACGACCGTGGTCGAGCCCGGCTGGAGCGTTCGTGTGAGCCAGTCACACCTCATCCTGACGCGCCCGGATGCCCCGTAAATCATCTTTGGATGCCTCTATGAACGCCATCGAACTCGAGATCTTTCGCCACCTCTTCGCCTCCATCGCCGAGGAAATGGGCGCGACGCTGATGCGCTCGGCCTACTCTCCGAATATTAAGGAGCGCCGCGACTTCTCCTGCGCGATCTTTGACGCAGCCGGCGAGATGGTCGCGCAGGCCGCGCATATTCCGGTGCATCTGGGCTCCACGCCGCTGTCCGTGCGCGCGGCGATCGACGCCATTAAGATGACCCCAAAGATGCATGTCGTGCTCAATGATCCCTTCGCGGGCGGCACGCATCTGCCTGATATCACGATGGTTTCTCCGGTTTTCGATGCGGCTGGCGAGGTGCGCTTTTATGTGGCAAACCGCGCGCATCAC encodes:
- a CDS encoding hydantoinase/oxoprolinase family protein yields the protein MNNPTTPKPQPTPTAQDSPGDRRQVAGVDTGGTFSDIILREDAPDGSSRVVIHKTLSTPEDPSRAIAQGIAHAAADLKPAASLHLIHGTTVATNALLERRGARVALVTTAGFEDLLELRRQDRPELYNFQIKREPPLVAAPQCFGLRERMAYDGEVLGALEDAEIERVLDALEVGCDGAPFEAVSVCLLHAYANPAHEQRLGRAIAARFPKMHLSLSHEVLPEFREYERASTTTINAYVGPVMARYLHALEGRVAAERIEILQSSGGRCELEFAARFPVNTVLSGPAGGVVGAFAAAEEVGMERIITFDMGGTSSDISLCDAEVPLSAHAEIGELPVDVATLDVRTVGAGGGSIAWVDAGGALRVGPRSAGALPGPACYGRGGVEPTVTDAHVYLGRVRPERFLGGEMTLQAEASRVAIEKLAAELGLEAEAVAQGILEVADANMVRAMKVISLEQGHDPRDFALVAFGGAGGLHACRLAEKIDISTVLIPRNPGLLSAQGMLNADAQRLYSETFLRPLAELLREDDASPNSLRAAVTALSQRARQDLLGPGAVEDASLRYEYSLDLRYEAQSFELNIALPGALDSGELQDPSEDFERQHERLYGYRAPGRAIEVVALRLRAFIPVERVASAQPARASAAAAFPWEDIRVGFRQGRLSAKLIARDDLAEGCEFDGPAVISEYSGTTVVEPGWSVRVSQSHLILTRPDAP
- a CDS encoding Glu/Leu/Phe/Val family dehydrogenase, whose product is MPSDTNNRDEKAVQFAQKMESSLDATLSGATDAGDAGFYRTHRAQMQKAMEHLDVAPHVRAILAEPRNELIVNFPVRMDNGEYKLFTGYRIQHNNMLGPYKGGLRFHPEVTLEEVKALASVMTVKCALVQVPFGGAKGGISMSPGDYSRDELERISRRFVHDLGNNIGPEYDIPAPDVGTNSQIMVWMMDTYLNTHSRKDKNAHKGVVTGKTLSSGGSRGRSKATGQGAVYCIQEWASEHNVRLEGCRYIVQGFGNVGSKTAILLEKLGAKLVGVQDHTGSIAFADGISASGLAEYVAEHRGVAGFAGAQPIDNDAFWDLDCEICIPAALEAQINSAVARRLRCKLVVEGANGPTTLGGEAVLQERGVEVIPDLMANAGGVVVSYFEWLQNKRTESWPLEKVDARLGQMMRQAYKEMRTFAIERGVDNRTAALAVAIQRINQVYLERGIFP